The DNA sequence GAGCACATCCTAAACTACAATTTCTATTAGTTATACTTACTGCCAAAGTTTGATTTGGATAAGAAAACTCTATAATATCTCCAAATTTATTTTTTTTTATATCATAGGCTAGTCTAATTTTTTCATCTAAATTCATAACTTATACTCCAATCAAATTTTTTACAGTTGGAAATTGTTCTATATTTGTATGCGGAAGAAAGCATGCAGATATAAATTCATCCATATAGGTTGGATAGACACTTAATTCTACATATGTCATTTGAGATCCTATATCCTCTAGTTTTAACTTAGCATCTTGACTAATTAAAGCTAAATATGATCCAATTAAAGAACTATTTCCTATATAACTAAATTTTTCTTTTTCTATATCTGGAAGCAGTCCAATCATAATAGAATTTTCTATATTTAAACTGTTTCCTATTCCTCCTGCAATTAATACTTTGTCAACTAAACTAAAATCCATTCCAAGACTTTCTATTAAAGTTGATGCCCCCGAATAAATTGCACCCTTAGCTCTTATAAAATTATCAATATCTACTTCACTTATAATTAAATCACGTTCTAAATTATATTCTTCTTTAAAAGCAAGTACATATTCTCCTATATCATATTCATTAAATCTTATTCTTTTATTTTTAATATCTTTATTTATTTTTCCCCTTCTATCTATAATCTTATTTGTCATAAGCTTACAAATAAGATCTATTATACCTGATCCACAAATACCTATAGGACTGATATTTCCTATAACCTCTAATTTAGGATTTAAAGTCTCTTTTTCTATTTCTACTTTTTCTATAGCTCCACTTGATGCTCTCATACCACAACTTATTCCCCCACCTTCAAAAGCAGGTCCTGCAGAACAAGCACAAGTCATCATATACTCTTTATTACCAAATACAATTTCTCCATTTGTTCCTAAATCTATAAATAATATATTCTCATCACTAGTCCACATACCAGAGGCTAATACTCCAGATGTTATATCCCCACCAACGTAACTAGATACAGATGGAGCTAGATAAACATCAGCATTTTTATTTATATTTATCCCTACTTCTTTACTTTTTAAATTTAAAGCTTTTGTAAAGGGAGGAATATATGGCTCTTGCCTTAAAAAATCTGGATATACCCCAAGAAACAAACTGCTCATAGTTGTATTTCCTGACACTACACCATGAACTATATTATCCTTATTAATACTTAATTTACTATATATTTTTTTTAATAATGGATTTATAGTTTCATCAATAATTGTTTTTCTTAAAGTTTCAAGTCCGTTCTTTTTAGTTGAATATATTATTCTATTTATAACATCCGCTCCATATTTGATTTGAGCATTTGCAGAAGAAGCCTTATCTATAATTTCATTATTTTTTAAATCAACTAAACTAACTACAACCGATGTAGTTCCTATATCAATTGCAATACCGTAAATTTCACCTTCTGTATCCTTTTCATCTATATCAATTAAATATAGCATTTCATTTTCATATTTATATGTAATTGTAAAGTTAAAATTATTCTTTCTTATGACAGTTGGAACTTTTCTTAAAAAATCTATATCAAAGTTTATTTTATTAACTCCGATATTATTTCTTATATATCTTTCTAATCTATCAATATCACTTATATTATCATCTAAATTAGGTTCTTCAATTTTGATATATTTCTTAAACACATTTTTATTAAACTTTAAATTATTACGTTTTATCATCTCTATAGAATTATCAAAAAATAATTCATCTTTACTATTTACACTACCTTCTATCTTCATGTCATTTAAGGAATCTGAAAACTTTTTAGGAATTTCTATTGAAATGTCTTCACTAACTTTACTAGCACATGATAGGATATATCCTTGATTTAACTCATCATCATTTATATGAACATTTATATCTGAATCTACTTTCCCTTTTAACAGTTTAACTTTGCACTTTCCACATACCCTATTCCCATTACAAGTAGCATCTATAAATACACCACTGTCCCTTATAACCTCTAATAGGTTGTCTCCTATTTTACAGTTAACTTCTTTTTTATGTGAAACTATGTTTACTCTAACCAAATAAATCCCCCCTACATAAAAAAAATATAACTTTATATTATCTATATATTCTATACATAGTATATAAAACCTTGATTTTTATATTGTTATCTTTAATTTTTTATCTATTATATAAAAATAGTTTTGTGTAATTTAAAAAACTGCCCTCTAGCAAACTTATATCACTAAAGGGCAGTTTTATATTATTCTATACTGGATTCATATCCATCAGAATTTAGTAAACTATCAAGTTCTTCTTCATCTGATATTTTAACCTTTATTATCCACGCATCATATGCATCTTCATTTATAGCTTCAGGCTCATCTTCTAACATTTCATTTATTTCAACAACTTCTCCTGATATAGGAGCTATTAAATCTGATGCTACTTTTGAAGACTCTACAACTCCAAAATCTTCACCTTTAGTTATTTCATCTTCTACTTCAGGCATTTCTACAAATAATATTTCTCCTAATTGATCTTGTGCATAATCTGTTATTCCTATATAGGCATATTCTCCTTCTATTTTAACCCATGTATGTTCTCTACAATATTTCAAACTTGGTATAACCTTCATATTTTCACTCCTTAAAGATTTACTTAAACTACATTACACATTCCATTCCTAGTGCTGGATGACCTTTTTCTTCTAAATATTCTAATACTCCTTCTGACTCTGTTGATATAGTTTCATCACATATCATATCTACAAAATTCTCAATACCATGTAATTCTTTCATTGTAGCATTTAATTTTTCTGCTACGTACTCTTTTAATTCTTTTGGCATCCATACTATTCTTGATGCGCCTCCCTCAGCATAAGCAAATTTCTTAGATGATATAAATTGTCTTCCATGACCCATAAATCCTGGAGTTTGAACTCCTCCACCAGTCATAGAAGCAAGTTCTCCAAAAGTCATACCAACTGGAGTCATTCCTGCATACTCTCTATTTACGATAACAAATCCATTAGCTTCTGGCATTATTCCACATATACACTCAAAACATCCACAAGAAGTCATTGGGTCTTCTAATATAGAGTATAGAGTAACACTTTCAACTGCACCTTGAGATATATTTGCTACTTCATCATTTACTGATTGCCATATGCCTTTTAAGTCATCTAGACATTCCCCTTTTATTATAGGCTGACACGGACCTGTTTGATCTAACTCTTTAGTAGCCTTAGCATCTAACCAACTAACAGCTCCACATAGACCTAACCTTTCTGGTGTTACTACACAAACATGTGCTGGTGCAAATGATTGACATAGGTTACAAGTATAGAATTCTTCAACGCTTTCATCAACTAATGAAGCTAATCTTTCATCTCTTGCATTATATTTTGAAATTGCATATTCTTGTTTTAGTTTAGCAACTTCAGCTTCGTCAGTTATTAAAGTTATCTGACATTTATCAACAACTGAATCAAATTCATCCAGCATTTTAGCATATAGTACTTCCCCTATATGATTCAATCTAAATCCTTTTTCAACTGCATCTTTTGATATTCTTATCCAAGTAATATCTCTTTGCCCAACATGCATTACTCCTTCTATATAATTTAAGAAGTAGTGTAACCTTCTTTCTAAAACTGGTTCAAAATCCTCTTGCATATTTTTACCAGCTATATCAACTATAACTGCAAGTGGTAATCTTACTACTCCATTTACAGCATCTATTTCATCTATATCTTTTCCTATTATTTCAATTTTGTGATCTTCAACTTCTGATATTTCTCTCTTTCTGACTAACTCCCATGCTTCTGTTTTATTTCCACCAAACTCAGCATACATATCATTTTTTCTTATTCTTTCTCCTTCAAAAGCCGCTGCAAAAGATACTGGTATTGGTATTTCAGTTACTTTGATTTTTATTCCTCTAGCTTCTAGCGAAGTTGCTACAAACTTATCATAATCCTTTTGAGTAAGTAAATTCATCGGAACTTCTAATACATCTTGATCTGTTATAACTGGAAATCCTAAGGCTATAGCCCCAGCTCCACAAGATACAACTAAGTCACTTAATGGCCCAAATGCATTTACAAATGCAGGTACTCTCTTAGCTGTATACGTTAGTAACCCTTCTAAATCACCAGGAGTTAAGTTTCCAAATATTAAGGCAGCTCTTACAGCAACAGATACAACATGTATTACACTTGTTACATCATATCCTAAAGGTATAACCCTAAGTTCTAAGCCCATTTTTACCCCAGCTTCTATAGCTTGATCTATAACTTTCCCAACTAAGAATGTTAAAAGCCCTTTAGATTGATAATCTTTAATTATTTTTGCTGAAGTTTCTGCATCTGGACATTCTCCCAGTACAACTGCTACTCCAGGTATATCTCCTGTTACTAAAGGTACCCCTAGTGATCTTATTATTGGGTCAGTTATATGCCCTGCACAAGGCTCACTGTATGGAGCATCACATGTTGAATATTTTATAGCTTCTATAACTTCTGCTGCTAATGCCGTAGCTAACCCTGAATTAAAAACATGCTCTAATAAATGTGTTTTGTTGATTAAACTTTCAATAATTTCTAAAGCTGCTTCTAGATCTCCTAAATTGTTCATTTTCTTTCCTGTTGCAGCATATATACATGGCAATGAATATGCAGTATCAGGAAATTCTACTTTATGATCTCTTCCATTTTTATCTATAACTTCTTTAAGTAGACCTTTTGCAGCTTCTAGAGCTTGCTCAGATCCATTAAAAACAGTACTGTACAAATTTTTCACTCTATTTCCCCCTTTTATAAAAAAATATATCTATTTATACGTTATATGCAAAACCACCTTCATTTAATTCTAGGAAAGAGTCTGCATATAAGGTTGAATTTCTTATTATGTCACAAGATTTTATAGTTTGTATTAACTCTTTATCACATGGATTTATTATTGCTGAACTAAATCCATTAGCCATAGCCATCGCTAAGAATGCACTATCTAATACTGGTCTTACATGCTTAGGACATCCATTAGATACATTTGATAATCCACCCGTAGTTAAAAGTCCCATCTCACTCATCATTTTTATAGCTTCTAAAACTTCCATTTGTTTATCTTGCATACCTTTTATAACTAAGCATAGTGGATCAAATAACATATCTTCTGGTTCTAATCCTACCATCAATCCTCTTTCTAACATTTCTTGGCAGTAAGCCATACGCTCGTCATTATCTCTTGGGATACCTTCTTTAGCACATAAAGCGATTACTTTAGCCTCATATTCTCCAGCTAAATCTATTAACTCTATTCTACCGCCTGCATCTGCTGAGTTTATTATCGGCTTACCATGTTCTCTATTATATACTTTTATTCCTGCTTCTATCGCCTTTCTATTTGCAGTATCTAGTGCCAATGGAACATTATTGAATTCAGATTGAAGTAACTGTACTCCCCAAGTCATTATGTCTTCTCCATCTCTTTCAGCTGGGCCTATATTAAAATCTATATAATGAGCTCCTGCATCTAATTGTTCCTTTGCTCTTTTTAGTATTGGAGCCGGATCTCTTTCTTCTAAAGCCTTTCTTATTGATGGCGATATACAGTGTATTCTTTCTCCTATAATCATAAATCTTTCCATTATTTTATCCCCCTATTAATATTTTCTATCCTTGTATTAACGCTTCTTGATTTGCTTTATATTCTCTTAAAAACTTAGGTACTTCCATTGATTCCTCTGTTCCAATAATTACATTCCATCCTGGTAAATTATCTTCTATATCTCCTTTTAAAACAGCTACTTTTCCAGGTATTATTAAATCTCTATTCTTAGTCATATCAGAAACTTTACTTTCTTTTATGAAGTTTGCTATAGAGCTTCCACTAAATTTACCAGCTGCCCATGCAGTAAGAACTGAGTATCCACCTGCATCAGGTATAGCTAGCCAAACCGGAACCTTAGATCTTTCTATCTCTCCTGCTATTATGAAATATGTTAGTGCAAAGTCAACAGTAACTAATACTGGAGAGTTTTCATCTGGATTATTTATTGGATAAACCTTAGTTTCTACTCTCATTGGTCTTTGAGGATCTGTATATATATTTTGTCTTAGAGCAAATAGAGGTAATGCTTTGGTATAATCTATGTCATTTAAAACTATTATAGATCCATATTTAACTGTAAATATAGATGATAATGCAATTTCCATCATCTTATCATCTTTAGATAGCTCATTTGCAAAAATTAATGATGGATATCCAAATGTTCTGTCTTGCTCTTTTAGTGATATTCTTCTAACTTGAATAGTATTTGTAAATGTATCTTTTATTGTTTTTCCTGTTGTATCTAGTAATAATTCTTTGTATCCTAATGATTGTATAGCTTCAGTTGTAGAATATAATTCTTCTAAGTTATCCGCCTTAACCCCTAAAACTAATTTATCATCTTTAACAACTTCTACCATGTTTTTGTAATTATCTTTATTAGCTCCGTAAACAATAGGATTTTTCCCTTTTAAAATTCCTGTAACTTCTTTTGCAATTTGCGCATCTTCACAAATAATCATATAAGCTACATCTAACTCACTATCTTTTACCTTATTTATTAAATTTATATATGAGTCTTTATTTGAACAATATCTTAAAGCTGCTATTTCTACTTTCATTTCTTCTCCGATTCTCACATAATTAACAGCTTTAATATTTGCTATTTTTAAGTTAATTTCTTCTTCAGTCATACACTCACAAAATTCAACTGCAAATCTATTTCTATTTACTAGAGTTTTTTCATGTCTAAAAAGTACAGTTTCTCCACCTAGAGAATATTGAGATTTACCTGATCCAAACTTTAAAGTTCTCATAAGTGGCGCTGTTGCCTCTGATAATTTGTCTAATGATTCTTGTGCCATATGAGGGCATTTGTTTATTTCACAAGCTCCTGATGCAACCTTCATACAAAACGCCATACAAGTTGGAAATCCACAATCCTTACAATTTTTCTTTGGTGTTAATTTAAATATATCTAAAGCTTTTAAAGCCATTTTTTCTCCCCCTAACCTTAAACTTATTAAGCTAACTCATTAACTAAAGATTTTATAGTTTCTACAGATTTTGGATGACGTAAAATTACTGCATTTGAGCCTCCAGCTAAAGCACTTGCTGCAGTTGAAATTTCCATAGCTATTCCTCTATCTTCTGGACATCCCCAAGTTGGTTCATCTTCTATACTAGCTACAGACTCCTTCACGTTCCAAGTTTCAAAACAAACTGGAGTAATTATTGGCATTTGTAAAGTTTTATCATTTTGACCAAGAGCTGCAAGCCTTATTCTATCCATAGTAGATGCTACATACTCATATCCATATCCTACCGCTGAACAACCAACATTCATTACTATATTTTCTTGTTTAACTCCTAATTGTGTTAATAATACATTTAATTGTTTAGCTAAATTTATATCAACAGAAGACTCTGCTCCAACTTTATGATTATATGCCATTCCTGCTGCTGCCCCTATCCCTTTATAATTTTCTTCTGTTGCTGACATAAATAAACAATTATATCCATCTACAGATTGAGCTACTTTTTCAAATACTCTAGCATCCTTCTCAAAATTTCCAGTTCCAGCTATAACTATAGGTAATGAAGT is a window from the Paraclostridium sordellii genome containing:
- the acsV gene encoding corrinoid activation/regeneration protein AcsV — its product is MVRVNIVSHKKEVNCKIGDNLLEVIRDSGVFIDATCNGNRVCGKCKVKLLKGKVDSDINVHINDDELNQGYILSCASKVSEDISIEIPKKFSDSLNDMKIEGSVNSKDELFFDNSIEMIKRNNLKFNKNVFKKYIKIEEPNLDDNISDIDRLERYIRNNIGVNKINFDIDFLRKVPTVIRKNNFNFTITYKYENEMLYLIDIDEKDTEGEIYGIAIDIGTTSVVVSLVDLKNNEIIDKASSANAQIKYGADVINRIIYSTKKNGLETLRKTIIDETINPLLKKIYSKLSINKDNIVHGVVSGNTTMSSLFLGVYPDFLRQEPYIPPFTKALNLKSKEVGININKNADVYLAPSVSSYVGGDITSGVLASGMWTSDENILFIDLGTNGEIVFGNKEYMMTCACSAGPAFEGGGISCGMRASSGAIEKVEIEKETLNPKLEVIGNISPIGICGSGIIDLICKLMTNKIIDRRGKINKDIKNKRIRFNEYDIGEYVLAFKEEYNLERDLIISEVDIDNFIRAKGAIYSGASTLIESLGMDFSLVDKVLIAGGIGNSLNIENSIMIGLLPDIEKEKFSYIGNSSLIGSYLALISQDAKLKLEDIGSQMTYVELSVYPTYMDEFISACFLPHTNIEQFPTVKNLIGV
- the gcvH gene encoding glycine cleavage system protein GcvH, translated to MKVIPSLKYCREHTWVKIEGEYAYIGITDYAQDQLGEILFVEMPEVEDEITKGEDFGVVESSKVASDLIAPISGEVVEINEMLEDEPEAINEDAYDAWIIKVKISDEEELDSLLNSDGYESSIE
- the acsB gene encoding acetyl-CoA decarbonylase/synthase complex subunit alpha/beta, with translation MKNLYSTVFNGSEQALEAAKGLLKEVIDKNGRDHKVEFPDTAYSLPCIYAATGKKMNNLGDLEAALEIIESLINKTHLLEHVFNSGLATALAAEVIEAIKYSTCDAPYSEPCAGHITDPIIRSLGVPLVTGDIPGVAVVLGECPDAETSAKIIKDYQSKGLLTFLVGKVIDQAIEAGVKMGLELRVIPLGYDVTSVIHVVSVAVRAALIFGNLTPGDLEGLLTYTAKRVPAFVNAFGPLSDLVVSCGAGAIALGFPVITDQDVLEVPMNLLTQKDYDKFVATSLEARGIKIKVTEIPIPVSFAAAFEGERIRKNDMYAEFGGNKTEAWELVRKREISEVEDHKIEIIGKDIDEIDAVNGVVRLPLAVIVDIAGKNMQEDFEPVLERRLHYFLNYIEGVMHVGQRDITWIRISKDAVEKGFRLNHIGEVLYAKMLDEFDSVVDKCQITLITDEAEVAKLKQEYAISKYNARDERLASLVDESVEEFYTCNLCQSFAPAHVCVVTPERLGLCGAVSWLDAKATKELDQTGPCQPIIKGECLDDLKGIWQSVNDEVANISQGAVESVTLYSILEDPMTSCGCFECICGIMPEANGFVIVNREYAGMTPVGMTFGELASMTGGGVQTPGFMGHGRQFISSKKFAYAEGGASRIVWMPKELKEYVAEKLNATMKELHGIENFVDMICDETISTESEGVLEYLEEKGHPALGMECVM
- the acsE gene encoding carbon monoxide dehydrogenase/acetyl-CoA synthase methytransferase subunit, encoding MERFMIIGERIHCISPSIRKALEERDPAPILKRAKEQLDAGAHYIDFNIGPAERDGEDIMTWGVQLLQSEFNNVPLALDTANRKAIEAGIKVYNREHGKPIINSADAGGRIELIDLAGEYEAKVIALCAKEGIPRDNDERMAYCQEMLERGLMVGLEPEDMLFDPLCLVIKGMQDKQMEVLEAIKMMSEMGLLTTGGLSNVSNGCPKHVRPVLDSAFLAMAMANGFSSAIINPCDKELIQTIKSCDIIRNSTLYADSFLELNEGGFAYNV
- the acsC gene encoding acetyl-CoA decarbonylase/synthase complex subunit gamma, with translation MALKALDIFKLTPKKNCKDCGFPTCMAFCMKVASGACEINKCPHMAQESLDKLSEATAPLMRTLKFGSGKSQYSLGGETVLFRHEKTLVNRNRFAVEFCECMTEEEINLKIANIKAVNYVRIGEEMKVEIAALRYCSNKDSYINLINKVKDSELDVAYMIICEDAQIAKEVTGILKGKNPIVYGANKDNYKNMVEVVKDDKLVLGVKADNLEELYSTTEAIQSLGYKELLLDTTGKTIKDTFTNTIQVRRISLKEQDRTFGYPSLIFANELSKDDKMMEIALSSIFTVKYGSIIVLNDIDYTKALPLFALRQNIYTDPQRPMRVETKVYPINNPDENSPVLVTVDFALTYFIIAGEIERSKVPVWLAIPDAGGYSVLTAWAAGKFSGSSIANFIKESKVSDMTKNRDLIIPGKVAVLKGDIEDNLPGWNVIIGTEESMEVPKFLREYKANQEALIQG
- the acsD gene encoding acetyl-CoA decarbonylase/synthase complex subunit delta; translation: MAFKMSVQKYSGKISQVEIGSGESCIKIGGENILPFYGFDGECGNSQKIGVEILDVYPENWTQEIKNIYKDVAKDCIKWAKYIEENIKPDFICLKFEGADPNGLDKSPEECANVAKELVSNTSLPIVIAGTGNFEKDARVFEKVAQSVDGYNCLFMSATEENYKGIGAAAGMAYNHKVGAESSVDINLAKQLNVLLTQLGVKQENIVMNVGCSAVGYGYEYVASTMDRIRLAALGQNDKTLQMPIITPVCFETWNVKESVASIEDEPTWGCPEDRGIAMEISTAASALAGGSNAVILRHPKSVETIKSLVNELA